Proteins encoded by one window of Brevibacterium atlanticum:
- the panB gene encoding 3-methyl-2-oxobutanoate hydroxymethyltransferase: protein MPEAAHSNQTASTTSAEEPSPYGGGAAKPAAGGTAASSGSAAAAGGGAPAAPPRRIRTLDLVKAKAEGRRWAMLTSYDQYTAALFEQAGVEALLIGDSAANNVYGHDTTLPVTVDELIPLARAVASATSRALIVADLPFGSYEISDEQAVATAVRFMKEAGVHAIKLEGGVRMASRIKAITNAGIPVMAHIGFTPQAEHNLGGYKVQGRGGAGDALLEDARAVAEAGAFSVVMEMVPSGLAGQVTAELDIPTVGIGAGADCDAQVLVWQDMAGLRTGRAPRFVKRYADLHSVLTEAVGTYVDEVKSGVFPEPERSFD from the coding sequence ATGCCCGAAGCGGCACATTCGAACCAGACAGCATCGACGACCTCAGCCGAAGAGCCGTCCCCGTACGGCGGGGGAGCAGCCAAGCCTGCCGCAGGCGGCACGGCAGCGAGCAGCGGGAGTGCGGCTGCCGCAGGCGGCGGCGCACCGGCGGCCCCGCCTCGGCGGATCCGCACGCTCGACCTCGTCAAGGCCAAGGCCGAGGGGAGGCGTTGGGCGATGCTGACAAGCTATGACCAGTACACGGCCGCGCTGTTCGAGCAGGCCGGTGTCGAGGCCCTGCTCATCGGCGATTCGGCGGCGAACAACGTCTACGGTCACGACACGACCCTGCCGGTCACCGTCGACGAACTCATTCCGCTGGCTCGTGCGGTCGCTTCGGCGACGTCGCGGGCTCTCATCGTCGCCGACCTGCCCTTCGGCAGTTACGAGATCTCCGACGAACAGGCCGTCGCCACGGCCGTGCGGTTCATGAAGGAAGCCGGCGTCCACGCCATCAAGCTCGAAGGCGGTGTGCGGATGGCCTCACGGATCAAGGCGATCACGAACGCAGGGATCCCCGTCATGGCACACATCGGCTTCACCCCGCAGGCCGAGCACAACCTCGGCGGATACAAGGTCCAAGGCCGCGGCGGTGCCGGTGACGCGCTGCTCGAGGACGCCCGCGCCGTCGCCGAGGCGGGCGCGTTCTCCGTGGTCATGGAGATGGTGCCCTCGGGGCTGGCCGGGCAGGTCACGGCCGAGCTGGACATCCCGACCGTGGGCATCGGCGCCGGCGCCGACTGTGATGCGCAGGTGCTCGTGTGGCAGGACATGGCCGGACTGCGCACGGGCAGGGCCCCGCGGTTCGTCAAGCGCTACGCGGACCTCCATTCCGTGCTCACCGAGGCGGTCGGGACCTATGTCGACGAAGTGAAGTCCGGGGTCTTTCCTGAACCCGAGAGGAGCTTCGACTGA
- the nadA gene encoding quinolinate synthase NadA yields the protein MTTTASIELTLKDISASRKGDDMCSSELLDAPWDVDERPGYGPGASLSDPIPALAPRQGEIPEEYKRASPAELDARIRRAKASLGDRVVMLGHHYQRVEVVEHADYIGDSFMLAQAAQHRPEAEAIVFCGVHFMAETADLLSKPNQSVILPNLAAGCSMADMASIDQVEDCWEQLAEIFGTAPDAEGRVPVIPVTYMNSSAAIKGFCGRNGGIVCTSSNAEVVLEWAFERGRRVLFFPDQHLGRNTAVDMGIGLDEMPLWNPARPLGNNTEQELTDAKVILWQGFCSVHKRFTPAQITKARTEHPEVRVIVHPECPRETVEAADESGSTAYITKAIADATEPTTFAVGTEINLVQRLAAEYPQHEIFCLDPVICPCSTMYRIHPGYIAWVLESLLDGEVVNQISVDAEVAEPARVSLERMLAAKPRI from the coding sequence ATGACCACGACAGCTTCGATCGAACTCACCCTCAAGGACATCTCTGCCAGTCGCAAAGGCGACGACATGTGTTCGTCCGAACTGCTCGATGCCCCGTGGGACGTCGACGAACGGCCCGGCTACGGCCCCGGTGCCTCGCTGTCCGACCCGATCCCTGCTCTTGCACCTCGTCAGGGCGAGATCCCGGAGGAGTACAAGCGGGCCTCCCCCGCGGAGCTCGATGCCCGCATCCGCAGGGCCAAGGCTTCCCTCGGCGATCGGGTCGTCATGCTCGGCCATCACTATCAGCGGGTCGAGGTCGTCGAACACGCCGACTACATCGGCGACTCGTTCATGCTCGCCCAGGCCGCCCAACACCGCCCGGAGGCCGAGGCCATCGTCTTCTGCGGCGTACACTTCATGGCCGAGACCGCCGACCTGCTCTCGAAGCCGAACCAGTCGGTCATCCTGCCCAACCTCGCCGCCGGCTGCTCGATGGCCGACATGGCCTCGATCGATCAGGTCGAGGACTGCTGGGAGCAGCTGGCCGAGATCTTCGGCACCGCCCCGGATGCTGAGGGCCGGGTCCCGGTCATCCCCGTCACGTATATGAATTCCTCCGCGGCGATCAAAGGATTCTGCGGCCGCAACGGCGGCATCGTGTGCACCTCGTCCAACGCCGAGGTGGTCCTCGAATGGGCATTCGAACGCGGGCGGCGGGTCCTGTTCTTCCCCGACCAGCACCTCGGACGCAACACCGCGGTGGACATGGGCATCGGACTCGACGAGATGCCGTTGTGGAACCCCGCCCGACCGCTGGGCAACAACACCGAGCAGGAACTCACCGACGCGAAGGTCATCCTGTGGCAGGGGTTCTGCTCCGTGCACAAACGCTTCACCCCCGCCCAGATCACCAAGGCTCGGACCGAGCACCCCGAGGTCCGCGTCATCGTCCACCCCGAATGCCCGCGCGAGACCGTCGAGGCCGCGGATGAGTCCGGGTCGACCGCCTACATCACGAAGGCCATCGCCGACGCGACCGAGCCGACCACGTTCGCTGTCGGCACCGAGATCAACCTCGTCCAGCGGCTGGCCGCCGAATATCCGCAGCACGAGATCTTCTGCCTCGATCCCGTCATCTGCCCGTGCTCGACGATGTATCGCATCCACCCCGGCTACATCGCCTGGGTGCTCGAGTCCCTCCTCGACGGCGAGGTCGTCAATCAGATCTCCGTCGACGCCGAGGTGGCCGAGCCCGCTCGGGTCTCCCTCGAGCGGATGCTCGCCGCGAAGCCGCGGATCTGA